The proteins below are encoded in one region of Lepisosteus oculatus isolate fLepOcu1 chromosome 10, fLepOcu1.hap2, whole genome shotgun sequence:
- the nr1d2b gene encoding nuclear receptor subfamily 1 group D member 2b produces MESTKAGGVIAYISSSSSASSPESCHSDSSNGSYQSSSPPLPASPGQRGDLLADSCVSSGVQGHSRHHSATKPGRSSSAAKCGITKINGMVLLCKVCGDVASGFHYGVHACEGCKGFFRRSIQQNIQYKKCLKNENCPIMRINRNRCQQCRFKKCLLVGMSRDAVRFGRIPKREKQRMLLEMQSAMNSIMNSSQLHGQALANEAVPEHARDSLSSLPPSSAPSVLEEPQPDPEPVQPSLDEMETAPTPSSSSSDSGEEEVIGSVTRAHKETFMYNQEQPSPCGEDLPSLNGGERVSDSTEEKQGSWYNRNAHSSFGGYHHLASRNPHINNGLPRKDSLAYCPVRQVNGLASGCCPGYTNSFSLKSQEDHDQTASRSFSGPVWSGGNRMYLVCPMSMSPYVDPRKSGHDIWEEFSMSFTPAVREVVEFAKRIPGFRDLCQHDQVSLLKAGTFEVLMVRFASLFDAKDRTVTYLSGKKYSVDALRSMGAGDLLNSMFEFSEKLLALQLSEEEMSLFTAVVLVSADRSGIENVNSVEALQETLIRALRTLIMKNHPNEASIFTKLLLKLPDLRSLNNMHSEELLAFKVHP; encoded by the exons GAGGTGTGATAGCATACATCAGCTCCTCCAGCTCGGCCTCCAGCCCGGAGTCCTGCCACAGCGACAGCTCCAACGGCAGCTACCAGtcctcctccccccctctcccagCGTCCCCGGGCCAGAGGGGTGACCTGTtggctgacagctgtgtgagcAGCGGAGTCCAGGGCCACAGCCGTCACCACTCCGCCACCAAGCCGGGCCGTTCGTCCTCCGCTGCCAAGTGTGGAATTACAA AGATAAATGGCATGGTTCTTCTCTGTAAGGTGTGTGGAGATGTTGCATCGGGGTTCCACTACGGTGTTCATGCCTGTGAGGGATGTAAG ggTTTTTTCAGACGGAGCATCCAACAAAATATCCAGTATAAGAAGTGCCTTAAGAATGAAAACTGTCCAATAATGCGAATAAACAGGAACCGATGCCAGCAATGCCgatttaaaaagtgtttattaGTTGGAATGTCCAGAGATG CTGTTCGATTTGGCCGCATCCCAAAGAGGGAAAAGCAGCGCATGCTGCTGGAGATGCAGAGCGCCATGAACAGCATTATGAACAGCAGTCAGCTCCATGGACAGGCGCTGGCCAATGAGGCTGTTCCCGAACATGCACGGGATTCTCTCTCCTCGTTGCCCCCCTCATCCGCCCCCTCTGTCCTCGAGGAGCCCCAACCAGACCCGGAACCCGTCCAGCCCAGCCTGGATGAGATGGAGACGGCTCCGACGCCCTCGTCCTCTAGTTCTGACAGTGGCGAGGAAGAGGTCATCGGGAGTGTCACCAGGGCCCACAAGGAGACCTTCATGTATAACCAGGAGCAGCCGAGTCCATGTGGTGAAGATCTGCCTTCTCTGAATGGGGGAGAGAGGGTAAGTGATAGCACAGAGGAGAAGCAAGGAAGCTGGTACAACAGGAACGCCCACAGCAGCTTTGGTGGCTACCACCATTTGGCCAGCAGGAACCCACATATAAACAACGGACTTCCTAGAAAGGATTCATTGGCTTACTGTCCCGTCAGGCAAGTTAATGGACTCGCCAGTGGCTGCTGCCCAGGCTATACAAACAGTTTttcccttaaaagccaggaagACCATGATCAAACAGCCAGCAGGAGTTTCAGTGGACCTGTGTGGAGTGGGGGAAACAGGATGTACTTG GTCTGTCCAATGAGTATGTCTCCCTATGTTGACCCACGCAAGTCAGGCCATGATATTTGGGAGGAATTTTCCATGAGCTTCACCCCAGCTGTGCGAGAGGTGGTGGAGTTCGCCAAACGCATCCCCGGATTCCGAGATCTCTGTCAGCATGACCAAGTCAGCCTGCTGAAGGCTGGCACTTTTGAG GTTTTAATGGTACGTTTTGCATCCTTGTTCGATGCTAAAGACCGTACAGTCACTTACCTAAGTGGGAAAAAGTACAGCGTGGATGCACTGCGTTCCATGGGGGCAGGAGACTTGCTGAACTCAATGTTTGAGTTCAGTGAGAAACTGCTTGCTCTGCAGCTCAGTGAGGAGGAAATGAGCCTGTTCACTGCAGTCGTTCTGGTTTCTGCTG ATCGTTCAGGGATCGAGAATGTGAACTCGGTGGAAGCACTGCAGGAAACTCTTATCAGGGCACTCAGAACCTTAATCATGAAAAACCACCCGAACGAGGCCTCTATCTTTACCAAACTTCTTTTGAAGCTACCTGATTTGCGCTCCTTGAACAACATGCACTCAGAGGAACTGCTAGCCTTCAAAGTTCATCCATAG